One genomic window of Micromonospora sp. WMMD1128 includes the following:
- a CDS encoding ABC transporter ATP-binding protein produces MTTPKVEARHLFKAFHRGETRTNALSDINLTVRAGEFVALLGASGCGKTTLLRIVDGLETASEGQLLIDGRPQNAPGTDRGFVFQQDNLLPWRTVLRNVTFGLELQGVNRRTAQRQATEYLELVGLKGFEKYYPHELSGGMRQRVNLARAFTIRPDILLMDEPFAALDAQTREVMQTELLRMWQQTDGRTVMFVTHQIDEAIYLADRIVVMTARPGRVKEIIDVPFARPRNLDLKRSPEFSAIYDRIWKTIEEEVRASMAMT; encoded by the coding sequence GTGACGACGCCGAAGGTCGAAGCGCGCCACCTGTTCAAGGCGTTCCACCGGGGCGAGACCCGCACCAACGCCCTCAGCGACATCAACCTGACCGTCCGGGCCGGCGAGTTCGTGGCCCTGCTCGGCGCCAGCGGGTGCGGCAAGACCACGCTGTTACGCATCGTCGACGGCCTGGAGACGGCAAGTGAGGGCCAGCTCCTGATCGACGGTCGGCCGCAGAACGCGCCCGGCACCGATCGTGGCTTCGTCTTCCAGCAGGACAACCTGCTGCCCTGGCGGACCGTGCTGCGCAACGTCACCTTCGGGCTGGAGTTGCAGGGAGTCAACCGCCGCACGGCGCAGCGGCAGGCCACCGAATACCTGGAACTGGTCGGCCTGAAGGGTTTCGAGAAGTACTACCCCCACGAGCTCTCCGGCGGCATGCGGCAACGGGTCAACCTGGCCCGGGCGTTCACCATCCGGCCGGACATCCTGCTCATGGACGAGCCGTTCGCCGCGCTGGACGCGCAGACCCGCGAGGTGATGCAGACCGAACTTCTGCGCATGTGGCAGCAGACCGACGGCCGTACGGTCATGTTCGTCACCCACCAGATCGACGAGGCCATCTACCTCGCCGACCGGATCGTCGTGATGACCGCCCGACCCGGGCGCGTCAAAGAGATCATCGATGTTCCCTTCGCGCGTCCGCGCAACCTGGACCTCAAGCGGTCGCCCGAGTTCAGCGCCATCTACGACCGCATCTGGAAGACCATCGAGGAGGAGGTCCGCGCCTCGATGGCGATGACCTGA
- a CDS encoding GntR family transcriptional regulator has protein sequence MPNDRTLAQCAYDEIRAMIVSGELAGGRKLIVRMLSERLDLSATPIKSALAALERDGFLVAIPHRGFYVPEIGLRDMREIYELREALDGIAARKVTEAGAGADFVRDELQPILERQHECAAAGDLAGLRDLDTAFHRAIWHRCGNARLAQVTDNLGGQSRLAWQWQVAGGMLRALREHQMIMDAIVSGDPSRAERAARSHVRLSRAAFEKAVRERGPEAMPR, from the coding sequence GTGCCCAATGACCGCACTCTCGCCCAGTGTGCCTACGACGAGATCCGGGCGATGATCGTCAGCGGTGAGTTGGCGGGTGGTCGCAAGCTCATCGTCCGCATGCTCTCCGAGCGGCTCGACCTGTCCGCCACCCCGATCAAGTCGGCGCTTGCCGCCCTCGAACGGGACGGCTTCCTGGTCGCCATCCCGCACCGCGGGTTCTACGTGCCGGAGATCGGGCTGCGCGACATGCGGGAGATCTACGAGTTGCGGGAGGCGTTGGACGGCATCGCGGCGCGCAAGGTGACCGAGGCCGGGGCGGGGGCCGACTTCGTGCGGGACGAGTTGCAGCCGATCCTGGAGCGCCAGCACGAGTGCGCGGCGGCCGGTGACCTGGCCGGGCTGCGGGACCTGGACACCGCCTTCCACCGGGCGATCTGGCATCGGTGCGGCAACGCGCGGCTGGCGCAGGTCACCGACAACCTCGGCGGGCAGAGCCGCCTGGCCTGGCAGTGGCAGGTGGCCGGCGGCATGCTGCGGGCGCTGCGGGAACACCAGATGATCATGGACGCGATCGTCTCCGGTGATCCGAGTCGGGCGGAACGCGCCGCTCGGTCGCATGTCCGGCTGTCCCGGGCCGCGTTCGAGAAGGCGGTCCGCGAGCGCGGGCCGGAGGCCATGCCGCGCTGA
- a CDS encoding NACHT domain-containing protein → MTLDLWAKVASVVSSSLAVAGAAVAVHRHLRRPGWAATLTGLWEREADAGVVHPHRFGEQVRPLSDVYVPRRVAPRLGRPEETVDAGQLFSGAGHVLLVGEPGSGKTTLVAYESARSAERWLRSRGHRWRRPRGPVLVRLPAAALVRHALPDALAATYGESPDFRRTPLGVRWLVCVDGVDAVADPDERSDVLNRLAAAGRSPAPPYRILVTTRPLDANELATLGADYPAYQLAPFTRADVTALARRWFPDHDEAQGFLAWTHTQRITNPVRNPLIATVAALVWRDRRDDPVGPPGPAALLDNFVRALLRGGRGHLDATCAALRDHPPEGPAVADWLAGRHTELVEVAATAAVAGTDPVAAVAEWTATHAPHPPARQLADWPQRIRDLLLATDLFRADRHALVPVWPSLVDHLAAGPLTRQLSPDGWMSLMNTTRSPFVGAHVFQRAGVPPALLRSRLVEPGWAVAAGQLLVTTGTLWSTDDPGLRADVLAALLAHWAADPTGDTGRTCRSLLSTLAADRADRDLLIEIGADGSRPRATRLAVTRFFRADRDAPSVARHL, encoded by the coding sequence ATGACCCTGGATCTCTGGGCCAAGGTCGCCAGCGTGGTGAGCAGCAGTCTGGCGGTGGCCGGCGCCGCCGTCGCCGTCCACCGGCACCTGCGCCGACCGGGCTGGGCGGCGACGCTCACCGGGCTGTGGGAGCGGGAGGCCGACGCCGGGGTCGTCCACCCGCACCGCTTCGGCGAGCAGGTGCGCCCGCTCTCCGACGTGTACGTGCCCCGCCGGGTGGCGCCTCGGCTGGGTCGCCCCGAGGAGACGGTCGACGCCGGACAGCTGTTCAGCGGCGCCGGGCACGTGCTGCTCGTCGGGGAGCCGGGCAGCGGCAAGACCACGCTTGTCGCGTACGAGAGCGCCCGGTCGGCCGAGCGCTGGCTCCGCTCCCGGGGCCACCGGTGGCGCCGGCCCCGCGGCCCGGTGCTGGTACGCCTGCCGGCCGCCGCGCTGGTCCGCCACGCGCTGCCCGACGCCCTGGCCGCCACGTACGGCGAGTCGCCGGACTTCCGCCGGACGCCGCTCGGCGTACGCTGGCTGGTCTGCGTGGACGGGGTGGACGCCGTGGCCGACCCGGACGAGCGCAGCGACGTGCTCAACCGGCTCGCCGCGGCGGGCCGCTCCCCCGCGCCGCCGTACCGGATCCTGGTCACCACCCGGCCGTTGGACGCCAACGAGCTGGCCACGCTCGGGGCGGACTATCCCGCCTACCAGCTCGCGCCGTTCACCCGCGCCGACGTCACCGCGCTGGCCCGCAGGTGGTTCCCGGACCACGACGAGGCCCAGGGCTTCCTCGCCTGGACGCACACCCAGCGGATCACCAACCCGGTGCGCAACCCGCTGATCGCCACCGTCGCCGCGCTGGTGTGGCGCGACCGGCGCGACGACCCGGTCGGCCCGCCCGGCCCGGCGGCGCTGCTCGACAACTTCGTGCGGGCCCTGCTGCGCGGCGGCCGGGGCCACCTGGACGCCACCTGCGCGGCGCTGCGCGACCATCCGCCGGAGGGCCCGGCGGTCGCCGACTGGCTGGCCGGGCGGCACACCGAGCTGGTCGAGGTCGCCGCGACCGCGGCCGTGGCGGGCACCGATCCGGTCGCCGCGGTGGCGGAGTGGACGGCGACGCACGCGCCCCACCCGCCGGCACGGCAGCTCGCCGACTGGCCGCAGCGGATCCGTGACCTGCTGCTCGCCACCGACCTGTTCCGCGCCGACCGGCACGCCCTGGTCCCGGTCTGGCCCAGCCTGGTCGACCATCTGGCGGCGGGACCGCTGACCCGGCAGTTGAGTCCCGACGGCTGGATGTCCCTGATGAACACCACCAGATCTCCGTTCGTCGGGGCGCACGTGTTCCAGCGGGCCGGGGTGCCACCCGCGTTGCTGCGGAGCCGGCTGGTGGAGCCGGGCTGGGCCGTCGCCGCCGGGCAGCTGCTGGTCACCACGGGGACGCTGTGGAGCACCGATGATCCGGGGCTGCGGGCCGACGTGCTGGCGGCGCTGCTGGCGCACTGGGCGGCCGACCCGACCGGCGACACCGGCCGGACCTGCCGGTCGCTGCTGAGCACGCTTGCCGCGGACCGCGCCGATCGGGACCTGCTGATTGAGATCGGCGCGGACGGCAGCCGACCCCGGGCGACCCGGCTGGCCGTCACGCGCTTCTTCCGCGCCGACCGCGACGCGCCCTCGGTCGCCCGGCACCTGTGA
- a CDS encoding VWA domain-containing protein, whose translation MEHADGRPLAVTAHHAEYLPADGAVLDVIATVRGPEPAGDVRHDGLAEVILLDTSGSMGAPQAKMRAARQAGVAAIDALPDGVAFAVVAGTGAATMVFPGEERLAVADERTRAAARRALQSLSPHGGTAIGTWLRLARRLLATRPDAIGHAILLTDGRNETERPEDLRAAVGECEGHLTVDCRAIGSADGVHDWDAAELLGIAEALGANPVVPVEDLTGLGDEFRAVLTRALARRVANARLRVRTTELARVRFVKQVHPTIADLTGRGVPDGELATAYPIGAWSPHDHRDYHLGLEVDPLAAGTRRRIGWLSTDTDAGAATVEVPLTVEWTDDTLRNSEIHPSVAFYTGQQDYAAAFHSGLAAARAGRIGEAEERLGRAVALAHDAGKDADVRRIARIVDVHDAAAGLVRLKVDVDWRRAEPSRVAAHTTTRWGADGDERRPPTPSSPVAPWSHCGERQTGAYCQDCGAAHGADGPASERR comes from the coding sequence ATGGAACACGCCGACGGCCGACCGCTCGCGGTCACCGCGCACCACGCGGAATATCTGCCGGCGGACGGCGCGGTGCTCGACGTGATCGCCACCGTGCGCGGCCCGGAACCGGCCGGGGACGTACGCCACGACGGCCTGGCCGAGGTCATCCTGCTGGACACGTCGGGGTCGATGGGCGCACCGCAGGCCAAGATGCGGGCCGCCCGGCAGGCGGGCGTCGCCGCGATCGACGCGCTGCCCGACGGGGTCGCTTTCGCGGTGGTCGCCGGCACCGGCGCCGCCACCATGGTCTTCCCCGGCGAGGAGCGGCTGGCGGTCGCCGACGAACGCACCCGGGCCGCCGCCCGCCGCGCGTTGCAGTCCCTCTCCCCGCACGGCGGCACCGCCATCGGCACCTGGCTGCGGCTGGCCCGGCGGCTGCTGGCGACCCGGCCGGACGCGATCGGGCACGCCATCCTGCTCACCGACGGCCGCAACGAGACCGAGCGTCCCGAGGACCTGCGGGCCGCCGTCGGCGAGTGCGAGGGGCACCTCACCGTCGACTGCCGGGCGATCGGCTCGGCCGACGGCGTGCACGACTGGGACGCGGCCGAACTGCTCGGCATCGCCGAGGCGTTGGGCGCGAACCCGGTGGTCCCGGTGGAGGATCTCACCGGCCTGGGCGACGAGTTCCGGGCGGTCCTGACCCGCGCGCTGGCCCGGCGGGTGGCGAACGCGCGGCTGCGGGTCCGCACCACCGAGCTGGCCCGGGTCCGGTTCGTCAAGCAGGTGCACCCGACGATCGCCGACCTCACCGGGCGGGGCGTGCCGGACGGCGAGTTGGCCACCGCGTACCCGATCGGCGCCTGGAGCCCGCACGACCACCGGGACTACCACCTGGGCCTGGAGGTGGACCCGCTCGCCGCCGGCACCCGGCGGCGGATCGGCTGGCTCAGCACGGACACCGACGCCGGCGCGGCCACGGTGGAGGTGCCGCTGACGGTGGAGTGGACCGACGACACGCTGCGCAACTCGGAGATCCACCCGAGCGTCGCCTTCTACACCGGGCAGCAGGACTACGCCGCGGCGTTCCACAGTGGTCTCGCGGCGGCCCGCGCGGGCCGGATCGGCGAGGCCGAGGAGCGGCTCGGGCGGGCGGTGGCGCTCGCGCACGACGCCGGCAAGGACGCCGACGTGCGGCGGATCGCCCGGATCGTGGACGTGCACGACGCCGCCGCCGGCCTGGTCCGGCTCAAGGTGGACGTCGACTGGCGGCGGGCCGAGCCGTCCCGGGTGGCGGCGCACACCACCACCCGGTGGGGCGCGGACGGCGACGAGCGCCGCCCGCCCACGCCGTCGTCTCCGGTCGCGCCCTGGTCGCACTGCGGCGAGCGGCAGACCGGGGCGTACTGCCAGGACTGCGGGGCCGCGCACGGCGCCGACGGACCGGCGTCGGAGCGCCGATGA
- a CDS encoding serine/threonine-protein kinase, whose amino-acid sequence MTGTRQGCAERHCPGEVDADGFCRLWGHECAGAGGAPTPVVPRPVQMPSQPVSSQPWEVATLLPAARPRDPLTAVLAEPVVPEPARICASTTCRTRLTRLSGHCPDCGTRYSFTPPLAVGDVRASRYEIAGCLGNGGVGWVFLARDQDMDGAWRVLKGQRNPEDREAVAAFVAERQALIALNHPRIVTITHALRPEAHHDTGYLVMEFVNGGTLEESRATAGPGGRPAALDVAQALDYGTQILDAFGYLHDQGWLYCDLKPENVMRVGGVGADVIKLVDFGAARKIDNRVSPAWGTEGYTAPEVKRLGAAGPSIRSDIYAVGRTLAALTLVTRSVDVSRIPAGPAVRRLPTPARLDPFLRLLARATAADPADRFGSAAQMREQVRGVRRQVASAADGEPRPSRSTLFSPSACAFALHTDGPVDPVEVLLGLPAPLVDGADPAAGFLASLGPADPDELIELLATAPERTAQVVYRAVRAHLTAGRVAEAGTLLADFPEDRRDWALWWHRGLVALVGRDTDAARRWFEQVYGWLPGEVSTRLAYAVACELADVPDEAADHYRGVWDTDRGVLAAAFGLARCRLATDDPRGAADALLSVPESSRAGTDAVACAVRILRDAPDDGRRLATALEAATIVDKLPPFAERETVESDILRIALDCDLTDPSHAGRRLFGEPLDDTSLRRAFERRCRSRARRTADRRDRIELVDLANAYRPVTWW is encoded by the coding sequence ATGACCGGGACGCGTCAGGGATGCGCGGAACGCCACTGCCCCGGCGAAGTGGACGCGGACGGGTTCTGCCGGCTGTGGGGGCACGAGTGCGCCGGCGCCGGCGGGGCTCCGACACCTGTCGTGCCCCGCCCGGTCCAGATGCCCTCCCAGCCCGTGTCGTCCCAGCCCTGGGAGGTCGCGACGCTGCTCCCGGCGGCCCGGCCCCGGGACCCGCTGACCGCCGTGCTCGCCGAGCCGGTGGTGCCGGAACCCGCCCGGATCTGCGCCAGCACCACCTGCCGCACCCGGCTGACCCGGCTCAGCGGCCACTGCCCGGACTGCGGCACCCGCTACTCGTTCACCCCGCCGCTCGCCGTCGGCGACGTGCGCGCCTCCCGCTACGAGATCGCCGGGTGCCTGGGCAACGGCGGTGTGGGTTGGGTGTTCCTCGCCCGCGACCAGGACATGGACGGCGCCTGGCGGGTGCTCAAGGGGCAGCGCAACCCGGAGGACCGGGAGGCCGTCGCGGCGTTCGTCGCGGAACGACAGGCGCTCATCGCGCTGAACCACCCGCGCATCGTCACCATCACCCACGCGCTGCGGCCGGAGGCGCACCACGACACCGGCTACCTGGTGATGGAGTTCGTCAACGGCGGCACCCTGGAGGAGTCGCGCGCCACGGCGGGCCCGGGTGGGCGACCCGCCGCGCTCGACGTGGCCCAGGCCCTCGACTACGGCACGCAGATCCTCGACGCGTTCGGCTACCTGCACGACCAGGGCTGGCTCTACTGCGACCTCAAGCCGGAGAACGTCATGCGGGTCGGCGGCGTCGGCGCCGACGTGATCAAGCTGGTCGACTTCGGCGCCGCCCGGAAGATCGACAATCGGGTGAGCCCCGCCTGGGGCACCGAGGGATACACCGCCCCCGAGGTCAAGCGGCTCGGCGCCGCCGGGCCGAGCATCCGCTCCGACATCTACGCCGTCGGGCGTACCCTCGCCGCGCTGACCCTGGTCACCCGGTCGGTGGACGTGTCCCGGATCCCCGCCGGCCCGGCCGTGCGGCGGCTGCCCACACCGGCCCGGCTCGACCCGTTCCTGCGCCTGCTCGCCCGGGCCACCGCGGCCGACCCCGCCGACCGGTTCGGGTCCGCCGCGCAGATGCGCGAACAGGTCCGGGGGGTACGCCGGCAGGTCGCCTCGGCCGCCGACGGGGAGCCCCGACCCAGCCGGTCCACCCTGTTCAGCCCCTCGGCCTGCGCGTTCGCCCTGCACACCGACGGGCCGGTGGACCCGGTGGAGGTGCTGCTCGGCCTGCCGGCGCCGCTCGTCGACGGCGCCGACCCGGCCGCCGGCTTCCTCGCCTCGCTCGGCCCCGCCGACCCCGACGAACTCATCGAGCTGCTGGCCACCGCCCCCGAACGGACCGCGCAGGTGGTCTACCGGGCGGTGCGGGCCCACCTCACCGCCGGCCGGGTGGCCGAGGCGGGCACGCTGCTCGCCGACTTCCCCGAGGACCGGCGCGACTGGGCGCTGTGGTGGCACCGCGGCCTGGTCGCCCTGGTCGGTCGGGACACCGACGCCGCCCGGCGCTGGTTCGAGCAGGTGTACGGCTGGCTGCCCGGCGAGGTCTCCACCCGGCTGGCGTACGCGGTCGCCTGCGAACTCGCCGACGTCCCCGACGAGGCCGCCGACCACTACCGGGGCGTGTGGGACACCGACCGGGGCGTGCTGGCGGCGGCCTTCGGGCTGGCCCGGTGCCGGCTCGCCACGGACGACCCCCGAGGCGCCGCCGACGCGCTGCTGAGCGTGCCGGAGTCGTCCCGCGCCGGCACCGACGCGGTCGCCTGCGCGGTGCGGATCCTGCGCGACGCGCCGGACGACGGGCGCCGGCTGGCCACCGCGCTGGAGGCGGCCACGATCGTGGACAAGCTGCCGCCGTTCGCCGAGCGGGAGACCGTCGAGTCGGACATCCTGCGGATCGCGCTCGACTGCGACCTCACCGACCCGTCGCACGCCGGCCGGCGGTTGTTCGGGGAACCGCTCGACGACACCAGCCTGCGCCGCGCCTTCGAGCGCCGGTGCCGCTCCCGCGCCCGGCGCACCGCCGACCGGCGGGACCGGATCGAACTTGTGGACCTGGCCAACGCGTACCGGCCGGTGACGTGGTGGTGA
- a CDS encoding TetM/TetW/TetO/TetS family tetracycline resistance ribosomal protection protein: MALLNLGIVAHVDAGKTSLTERLLYEAGAVSRLGSVDAGTTRTDSMELERRRGITIRAAVTSITIGDLRINLLDTPGHPDFIAEVERSLAVLDAAVLVVSSVEGVQPQTVAIWRALRRTGVPTMVFLNKVDRRGADVDRAVAQIRRRLGARPVILTTVAGQGGRDARVRAVGLDAGPVVEAVADVDDAVAARWLTDEPVRVRDVRRAIRHAVRRDALTPVACGSAITGAGVRQLCHLLADLLPRGEQVDGPPVGTVFAVDRDGHGRRAWLRLWSGRLHVRDRVRLAGARPETVTQIAVIEPAGVLVRPSVAAGQIAAVRGLSARIGQHIGEPPRRHAYRFPPPTRQAVVEPVEPDQRLAMFAGLAELADEDPLVDLRLDEHQAEAVIRLHGEVQKEVLAALMADRYGVRVRFSGTLTACIERVAGTGIAEERVRERGNPYLAGLGLRIEAAPVGHGIEFRPGVEPGRLPPAFVAATEEGVRAALRHGRHGWPVTDCVVTMTASQYWPRQSRPHQKFDKSISTVAADFRNLAPVVVAATLRQAGTRVCQPIERFDVNLPQHAVETVMALLGRLGAAVHDVAGADGYLEVHGTLPSARVPHVVAALPDLTGGEAVLTTTFDHYAPLTGEEPDTLPRRGPDPDDREAWFRAVPR; the protein is encoded by the coding sequence GTGGCCCTGTTGAACCTCGGAATCGTCGCCCATGTTGACGCCGGAAAGACCAGCCTGACCGAACGCCTGCTCTACGAGGCGGGCGCCGTGTCCCGGCTCGGCAGCGTCGACGCCGGCACGACCCGCACCGACTCGATGGAGTTGGAGCGTCGGCGCGGCATCACCATCCGGGCCGCCGTCACGTCGATCACGATCGGTGATCTGCGGATCAACCTGCTGGACACCCCCGGCCACCCCGACTTCATCGCGGAGGTCGAGCGCTCGCTCGCCGTGCTGGACGCCGCCGTGCTCGTGGTGTCGAGCGTGGAGGGGGTGCAACCGCAGACCGTCGCCATCTGGCGGGCGCTGCGGCGCACCGGCGTACCGACGATGGTCTTCCTCAACAAGGTGGACCGGCGCGGCGCCGACGTCGACCGGGCGGTGGCCCAGATCCGCCGGCGGCTCGGCGCGCGACCGGTCATCCTCACCACCGTCGCCGGCCAGGGCGGGCGCGACGCCCGGGTGCGGGCCGTGGGCCTCGACGCCGGACCGGTGGTGGAGGCCGTGGCGGACGTCGACGACGCGGTGGCCGCGCGGTGGCTGACCGACGAGCCGGTACGCGTGCGCGACGTCCGGCGCGCGATCCGGCACGCGGTACGCCGCGACGCGCTCACCCCGGTGGCGTGCGGCTCGGCGATCACCGGCGCCGGGGTGCGGCAGCTGTGCCACCTCCTGGCCGACCTGCTGCCCCGGGGCGAGCAGGTCGACGGTCCGCCGGTCGGCACCGTCTTCGCCGTCGACCGGGACGGGCACGGCCGGCGGGCCTGGCTGCGGCTGTGGTCCGGGCGGCTGCACGTCCGGGACCGGGTGCGGCTCGCCGGCGCCCGCCCCGAGACGGTCACCCAGATCGCCGTCATCGAGCCCGCCGGCGTCCTGGTGCGTCCCTCGGTGGCCGCCGGGCAGATCGCCGCCGTGCGCGGCCTGTCGGCCCGGATCGGCCAACACATCGGGGAGCCGCCGCGGCGGCACGCCTACCGGTTCCCGCCGCCGACCCGGCAGGCGGTCGTCGAGCCGGTCGAACCGGACCAGCGCCTGGCGATGTTCGCCGGCCTGGCCGAGCTGGCCGACGAGGATCCGCTCGTCGACCTGCGGCTCGACGAACACCAGGCGGAGGCGGTGATCCGCCTGCACGGTGAGGTCCAGAAAGAGGTGCTGGCCGCGCTCATGGCGGACCGGTACGGCGTGCGGGTGCGGTTCTCCGGCACGCTGACGGCCTGCATCGAACGGGTCGCCGGCACCGGGATCGCCGAGGAGCGGGTACGCGAGCGCGGCAACCCGTACCTGGCCGGGCTGGGACTGCGCATCGAGGCCGCCCCGGTCGGGCACGGCATCGAGTTCCGCCCCGGCGTCGAACCCGGCCGGCTCCCGCCGGCGTTCGTCGCCGCCACGGAGGAGGGCGTGCGGGCCGCGCTCCGGCACGGCCGGCACGGCTGGCCGGTCACCGACTGCGTGGTCACCATGACGGCGTCGCAGTACTGGCCCCGGCAGAGCCGGCCGCACCAGAAGTTCGACAAGTCCATCTCGACCGTCGCGGCGGACTTCCGCAACCTCGCCCCGGTCGTGGTCGCCGCGACACTCCGCCAGGCCGGCACCCGGGTGTGCCAACCGATCGAGCGGTTCGACGTCAACCTTCCGCAACACGCGGTGGAGACGGTGATGGCGCTGCTCGGCCGGCTCGGAGCGGCCGTGCACGACGTCGCCGGCGCCGACGGATATCTCGAGGTGCACGGCACCCTGCCGTCGGCGCGGGTCCCGCACGTGGTCGCCGCGCTTCCCGACCTCACCGGTGGCGAGGCCGTGCTGACCACCACCTTCGACCACTACGCGCCGCTCACCGGCGAGGAGCCGGACACGTTGCCCCGGCGCGGACCCGACCCGGACGATCGGGAGGCATGGTTCCGGGCCGTGCCGCGGTAG
- a CDS encoding ABC transporter substrate-binding protein → MRPIRTIAAVTATVLALTGLSACGGEDPASTGSSAGDRVKIKLGLSAINASHLWVAVARDQKLFDQFDIDFEPVVFQGGAAQVLPSVLGDSTQFGIASAQQTMIAYQKEPSLVMVLNPMNGSPLSVVGGKGITSVNDLKGRTISVNSAGSSEDYHSATAFLEANGIGLDEVKFVTGGATSARVSALISGAVDVVLCSPPDVDRLTATGATVIGKANSVPKLQKAASYVIVGKRSWLDANQDAATRFAKGYRATQEFMHDPANKDKVTAVISKELKVDQAAAGKVWDYWINDFTKDADRSGAIHEENLVQTLENAQEDKNKDLTGFNAAELPKLYDNQYAQASAGK, encoded by the coding sequence ATGCGACCCATTCGCACCATCGCCGCCGTGACCGCGACCGTGCTCGCGCTGACTGGTCTCAGCGCCTGCGGCGGCGAGGACCCCGCATCCACCGGCTCCTCCGCCGGTGACCGCGTCAAGATCAAGCTCGGGCTGAGCGCCATCAACGCCTCGCACCTGTGGGTCGCGGTCGCTCGCGACCAGAAGCTGTTCGACCAATTCGACATCGACTTCGAGCCGGTGGTGTTCCAGGGCGGCGCGGCCCAGGTGCTGCCGTCGGTGCTGGGCGACTCCACCCAGTTCGGCATCGCCAGCGCCCAGCAGACCATGATCGCCTACCAGAAGGAGCCGAGCCTGGTCATGGTCCTCAACCCGATGAACGGCAGCCCGCTGAGCGTCGTGGGCGGCAAGGGCATCACCTCGGTGAACGATCTCAAGGGCCGCACCATCAGCGTGAACTCGGCCGGTTCCAGCGAGGACTACCACTCGGCGACCGCGTTCCTCGAAGCCAACGGCATCGGTCTGGACGAGGTCAAGTTCGTCACCGGTGGGGCCACCAGCGCCCGGGTGAGCGCGCTCATCTCCGGCGCCGTGGACGTCGTGCTCTGCTCCCCGCCGGACGTGGACCGGCTCACCGCCACCGGTGCCACCGTCATCGGCAAGGCCAACAGCGTGCCGAAGCTGCAGAAGGCGGCGTCGTACGTGATCGTCGGCAAGCGGAGCTGGCTGGACGCCAACCAGGACGCGGCGACCCGGTTCGCCAAGGGCTACCGGGCCACCCAGGAGTTCATGCACGACCCCGCCAACAAGGACAAGGTCACGGCGGTGATCTCCAAGGAGCTGAAGGTGGACCAGGCCGCCGCGGGGAAGGTGTGGGACTACTGGATCAACGACTTCACCAAGGACGCCGACCGGTCCGGGGCCATCCACGAGGAGAACCTCGTCCAGACGCTGGAGAACGCCCAGGAAGACAAGAACAAGGATCTCACCGGGTTCAACGCGGCCGAGCTGCCCAAGCTCTACGACAACCAGTACGCCCAGGCATCGGCCGGAAAGTGA
- a CDS encoding ABC transporter permease, which produces MTTTTERTADDTRAEDPPGRTSGNRLRRFYKSHSTVLHTITTLVLGCVLWQVIAANTSALVIVPLGDIGAAFRTSAQNGELWLDFRESLSGFAQGFLLAALVGILIGVLMAINKVIFDFLDPWMSALYSTPLIALAPLYILVFGIGMTARVAVVFTLAVFPIVLNTTAGIRTTDPNLIETARAFGASKMQRFTKILLPWSVPFVVTGLRLAVGRGLMGVVVAEFFGSTSGLGHRVFISSQNFDTAAVWMGVFVLAAIGVVFIRAMYVLETRIAPWRQNGKNGGKIL; this is translated from the coding sequence GTGACCACCACGACGGAACGGACCGCCGACGACACCCGGGCCGAAGACCCACCGGGTCGGACGTCCGGAAATCGCCTCCGGCGGTTCTACAAGTCCCACTCCACCGTGCTGCACACCATCACCACGCTGGTTCTGGGCTGCGTGCTGTGGCAGGTGATCGCCGCGAACACCAGCGCGCTGGTGATCGTGCCGCTCGGTGACATCGGCGCGGCGTTCCGCACCTCGGCGCAGAACGGCGAACTCTGGCTCGACTTCCGCGAGAGCCTGTCCGGTTTCGCCCAGGGCTTCCTCCTGGCCGCCCTGGTCGGCATCCTGATCGGCGTCCTGATGGCGATCAACAAAGTGATCTTCGACTTCCTCGACCCGTGGATGTCGGCGCTCTACTCCACTCCGCTCATCGCGCTGGCGCCGCTCTACATCCTGGTCTTCGGCATCGGCATGACCGCCCGGGTGGCGGTGGTGTTCACCCTCGCGGTCTTCCCCATCGTGCTGAACACGACGGCCGGCATCCGCACCACCGATCCGAACCTGATCGAGACGGCGCGTGCCTTCGGCGCGAGCAAGATGCAGCGGTTCACCAAGATCCTCCTGCCCTGGTCCGTTCCCTTCGTCGTGACCGGTCTGCGGTTGGCCGTCGGCCGCGGGCTCATGGGCGTGGTGGTCGCCGAGTTCTTCGGCTCCACCTCCGGCCTGGGCCACCGGGTCTTCATCTCCTCGCAGAACTTCGACACCGCAGCGGTGTGGATGGGCGTCTTCGTCCTGGCCGCGATCGGCGTGGTGTTCATCCGCGCCATGTACGTCCTGGAGACCCGCATCGCACCGTGGCGGCAGAACGGCAAGAACGGAGGCAAGATCCTGTGA